The proteins below are encoded in one region of Chryseobacterium wanjuense:
- a CDS encoding DUF4296 domain-containing protein: protein MKKLIFIFLLIFVVSCGGDYIDKPKNLIPKDQMAEILADLSINDQATFMYPNSNLEAGTRYVLKTHNVKPDDFVQSFKYYVVKEKMNGIAEEAQKIVLEKDPKADKYVKEKLKKNQNLPTFAR, encoded by the coding sequence ATGAAAAAGCTGATCTTCATTTTTTTGTTAATTTTTGTCGTTTCCTGCGGAGGAGATTATATCGACAAGCCTAAAAATCTTATCCCGAAAGATCAGATGGCGGAAATTTTGGCCGATTTATCGATCAATGATCAGGCAACGTTCATGTATCCGAATTCAAATCTGGAAGCGGGAACAAGATATGTCCTTAAAACACATAATGTAAAACCCGATGATTTTGTTCAGAGCTTTAAATATTATGTAGTTAAAGAAAAGATGAACGGAATTGCAGAAGAAGCACAAAAAATAGTATTGGAAAAAGATCCGAAAGCGGACAAATATGTAAAGGAGAAACTGAAGAAGAACCAGAATTTGCCGACTTTCGCAAGATAA